Genomic window (Geotrypetes seraphini chromosome 6, aGeoSer1.1, whole genome shotgun sequence):
cgcattatcgcaaggatgtgctgagactggagtcggttcagagaatggccactcggatggtctcaggactcaaggatctcccatacgaggaacggttaaacaaattgcagctatactcactcgaggagcgcagagagaggggggacatgatcgagacgttcaagtatctctcgggccgcatagagacggaggaagatatcttcctcttcaagggtcccacgacaacaagagggcatccgtggaaaattaggggagggaaactacgagctgacaccaggaaattctttttcacagaaagggtggttgatcgctggaatagtcttccactacatgtgatcgaggccagcagcgtgcctgattttaaggctagatgggatcgtcacgtgggatctattcacagggaaaaggaagaggagggatctattcacagggcaatggtaggggagggacattaggttgggcagactggatgggccttggcccttatctgccgtctatttctatgtttctatgtttctatgtttctcacaGTACATGCCACTAATTGCATTGTATAATGAGATCCAGGTTCACTTTGATGGAAGAAAATACCTCTTTCTTATTTAACTAGATGTTACTTCAGCATTTGATTTAGTGAATCATTTTATTTATCAACCTGCAAGATGTTTAAGAACATCACGCTGCTGCGtgagacctgtggtccatcatgcccaacagtccgctcatgcggcgggcctctggtcaaagaccagtgccctaactgagactaaccctacctgcgtccgttccggttcagcaggaacttgtttaactttgtcttgaattcctggagggtgttttcccctatgacagactccggaagagcgttccagttttctaccactctctgggtgaagaagatctGAGAGGGGGATGTCGCtcatcagtttaaaagaaaatgggatttgCTATgtaagaatctctggaattcaattccaggtataatgagattatgcaaagatcatatgtctttcaagaaattgttaaaaacacaattgtttgtggaCGCTAAGAAAGAGGCTGCAAACCTTCCCATAAAACTGACCTCACAACAACCCAATTGTTGTATATAATATTGGTTTATTAGCAATAGACAAAAGTCAGCTTTCATGAAACAACAAAGTACAGCACATTGAACCAATGGATAACACAGAGTGGCACACAGAGTGGCCATCTCCTGTCATGAATCCATCCTAAAATTAAGCCAGCCGGTATGCCACTTATATACTTTTAGTTTAGTAGCCTAGCCTGGTTATagattacatactcactttctaTTGGGTTGACACATCTGTCATATCTACTAATTGTATAGTCTGCATTTTTATCTCGGAGCCATATTGAAACATGATGTCATCTAGTgtcaaaactgacctttctatttccctgacaatccattcttaatactaagttcaataatttctgagagtAGGCCCCCTCCATCCTGAGCTTGATTGTTGATTGTCAGCATTTCTGATAATCTCTGGTAGGAAATCTTGTCCTTCAATAATGTGCCTGGGCTTATCTTGTTCTTGTTTTGGGTTCGTCGTCTTCCGGAAAGTCCTAAAATATCCAAGGCTGTTACCGTCAGCAGAAAACCAATATTGTAATTGTCAGCAGATGCTTGCCAGCTTTATGGGGCAAAGATGAATCTCTTACAGAGCATATTATTTCTTGCTGACAGGGAAAGATATAATTGTTCAGAAACTAGAATTTAATGGTACAATGTCTCTCTTCAAAATATAACTTTTTGGGGTCTCAGAGGTCTTCACTTACATTTTCATGAAGGTCTTACTCCTGATTCTTCCTCAGTGCCTTTCTCTAACTGtgtggttattatttgttttagattaaaaaaattCTCTAGTAAGGAAATTTTGTGGGGAAGATTGATTTACAATGTTTGtgtttgaaattgtggatgtcaAGGTTTTGTACGTCGCCTGAGGATTCAAGTGATTcataaatttctaaaataaatacatttgtatTCTAGGTTCCAGGAAATTGGCCTTGCTGAGATTGCTTTGAATTTGTTCTACTCTTATTTAGAGTGGCGGGCTTTTTGGGTAGACGAGTAACAAGACTTCTTCAATCTATCATCTACCATGTGGTGTTTTGCAGTGGCCTGTTTCAGGCTCTGgttctttttaatatatatttatcacCCCTGGCTGGTTTAATTCATGATCTAGAACTGGAGGCTCTGTTTTATGCTGATAACATCCAGTTGATCCTGTTGAATCATCTTCTTTTGACAGTTTGAACCATCTTGATGAGATCACAAATGAATTTACGACTCCTAATATTATGATTACAATTACAACTGAATTTATATTCAGCATTGCAAGTTGCGCAAAACGCAGCAGCCAGATTGATAACGGGGATGTCAATATATGTTCAAATTTCACCCTACCTCCAacaattacattggctgccagttgttGTTAGAATTCAGTgtaaagcagtaatgatttgtcATCGATTCCTGTATGGCATCATACCTGAATTATTTAAGAGTAAGATGACCAGTTACTTACCGAATAGATCTCTGCGCTCTGAAAACTCAGCTTTATTAAAGGCAAATGTCAATCCAAAATACGCGGAGACCAGCACAATGAGTTTCTGTTGTGCAAGGGttaaattgtggaactcactcGTGAATCAATTACGAAAATACGGTGAAAAAGGCAATTTCAGGAAATTACTTAAAATGCAGTTACTgtatttgtaaatgcctttttctagatattgaTCCCTCATGACTGCAGAcctctgaaaactttcttatgATTGTTTGTAGAAGTCCTTTTTGGCCTTCAAGCTTTGACTGctgattttctgaggattatttgtttaTGCTTGGCTGTTATTTGTTTCATAAAATTATGTGTGTACattcctccctccatattcacggtttcagcattcgcggttttgaatattcgcggttttttggcCCGGCCCCTCACTCAGATGCAGCCCGCATCAACCAGAACCGGCCCCGggacttggatcggggcaaggaggAGGAGGCGATCGGAGGTGAGCAGCCAACCCTCAGCCGTGGACGCAGCTCCAGTGGCAACTTCGTGCTCCATGCTGCACACCAACCTCCTGGCCGTgcacagaccttacctggtggcaggagcgatcttcctaaactcctgccccatgcagagccgtcatcaaaaatggctgctgtgacttcccgtggtctcacgagactacaacgggaactcacggcagccatttttgatgacggctctgtatagggtaggagtgtaggaagatcgctcctgccccacgtcactgctaaaccaccaggtaagatccttGCACGGCcagagacacaggagggaggcatTAGGGAGGCGAGGGTaggtcggcccaaaagttatttgtgaattttccatattcgcgggccggctctgcccctaacccccgcaaatatggagggaaaagtgtaacattatgtaaaccatttaggttttaaacagtatagacatttttaaaataaaattaaaaataaataaattaggatCAGTGTGGATTACAATATCAACAGCTGGCCGATTCCAGCAGAatgcataacataacaaattattACCTGTAACAAATGAATGTAGTTGGATCAGATGTTCTTGAAACAGATTCACTTGAGATCATTCTTAATTCCATTAGAAGGGGGTTCCAACATTGAACAGGTTGAAAAAAAAACCTGCTGAATGAATAGATTAGATTTTACTCCTTTAAGTGAACGATCGGAGAGAGCAATTATTTGACATATACTAtgatgcttaacaaatatttcagaGAATGACCATATAATATCTCACGTATTAATGTGCATAATTTTAATTGGCTGCAAACTGCTATTAGGCGCCAATAAAGGTTTTCAACAATGGAGTAGCtctatcagattttttttttaccattaatACTTTTGGGTTACAATGCATCCTTAGAGAAGTGGCTTGCATGTTTTTCTCATTGTTGCTCTGTCCTACTAGACTATCAGGGATCTCTTCCAGGTAAGTCTCAGCGGTGGGAGTCTGGGGAGGGAGATGTGGCCAGAGCTTGGAAGCAGGGGGAGTTAGACGGGGGatcggaggtggggggggggatctggATCAGGGGAGAGTATCTGAACTTGTGGGGAGGGTCAGATCAGGCAGGATTGAAGTGGGGGAAGAATTGGCAGCAAGGGCCACTGGGAAGTTTTATGGGTACTGGCCAATATTAactctgcactcagcacaactaAGCGGCCAAAATAAGGACCGCCTTTTCTGCTGCCCTATCTTGTTGCTTAAATGTGTGCCCACATGACTGCCAGTTTCTGTTTGATTCCGCCTTCAGACCACCCTGGCACCTACCTAAATTCCAGCTGTGCAGCTAGAGCTAATAGCAACATTGCTTTGGTAAGTCTTGCTGAATAAAGACGACTGGCCCACTCAGCCTGCTTTAAGCATCCTGGAGCCTCTATTACCCGCTTAAACCACACTGAGTATTGACTtccttgtaacatagtaaatgacttaGTCACTCTATAATCCTCAGAGGAAAACTTGAGGAAGTATCCTTCAACCGCTGTTGGAactaatgctcagagacatgaaggcaggtgtaaccgcctcaccacccaatcattgcattgccactggttccgacgtgacacgtttcgatactgcttcagggaaccgacatTGCACTGCTGTATCACCTCAAAACGCAGGGTAATGAAGTCTCATGCAACGTCAAACAATCACATTTTCGCCATTGAATTGACTTCTTCTTAATGCTGTAACAGCCGTCAatgtcggttccctgaagcagaatcgaaacgtgtcacgtcggaaccagtggcaatgcaatgattgggtggtgaggcggttacacctgccttcatgtctctgagcactagTTCCAACAGCGGTTGAAGGATACTTCCTCAAGTTTTACTTTGAGGACTACAGAGTGACTAATTCACTATTTTTTGATCTGTCTATTTTTAGTCACGCAACATTGTGATACAGGTTGAGTGTATCTGCTCTTTCTTGTGATTTttgacatagtaaatgacggcagatgaagaccaaGTCGGCCTACCCAGTCTATCTGAAAAGACAACCAGGGTTGCACTTGCTGCTCTGTGCACTTTAcctccctctctgcccttttCTTATATTTCTATGAGTCATTAGGTTGTACTAAGGCCTCCCTTTTATTCCAAGAATCTGCCTGCTCTGTCTCTGAGCTCCCACCTGCCTGACAAGCTGCATGAGAAATGCTGCAGGGGAGGTGGCTAAGGATGAATCACCAAAGCTGCAGGGAAGCTGGGATGATGTGCTTACAGTGGGGTGGAGAGCCGTGTTATTTTCCTAGTATGGCCCGTAGGGGGCAGCTCCCTCCCAAACACATCCAGGGTTCATTAGCCCGAAGCGTATACACAAAGCACATGAAGCAAGGCTTTTTTTTCGGtgaaaagaaaattcctgagcaaTTTCTCTGTGTATAATATATAAAATTGAGAGAGGCGGGTGGCATTCTACATGGCTGCTGGTTGCAACTGTGGCTGTGAGAGAGCATGCTGTTTGCAAACATGCAGGAACCAGGGCAGCCTGAGGAGATGGCTGGAGGATGGGTAGAAAAGACAAAAGGGGAAGAGTGTTCAGGTAAGAGAAGGGatgggtactctctaaagttgaaaggggatagattccgtacaaacccaaagagtggtagaaatctggaacgctctcccggaggctgttataggggaaaacaccctccagggattcaagaaaaggttggctaagttcctgctgaaccggaacgtacgcaggtaaggctagtctcagttagggcgctggtctttgacctaagggctgccatgtggtaaaataacactattttacctacctaagggccgccaaggtaaaataacactattcgccgatgacgccaaactatgtaatatagtaagtgaatgcagtttacagaattatatggcgcaggacctgcttacattggaaagttggtcctcaacctggcagctaggcttcaatgctaagaaatgtaaggtcatgcacctcggaagcggaaatccatgcaggacgtacttcttgaacggagaaactttaactaggacttcagcagaacgagatttaggagtaatcatcagtgcagacatgaaaactgccaatcaagtggagaaggcttcatctaaggcaaggcagatattgggttgtatcaatagaagtttcgtcagccgaaagcctgaagtcataatgccgttgtacagggccatggtgagacctcatctggagtactgtgtgcaattctggaggccacattacagtaaagatgtgcgcagaattgaatcggttcaacggacggccaccaggatgatctcggggctcaagggtctctcgtacgaagagagactgaacaaattgcagctctacactcttgaggaacgtaggaagaggggagacatgatcgaaacatttaagtacctcacgggacgtgtcgaagtggaagatgatattttctttctcaagggaccctcggccacaagagggcacccgctcaaactcaggggcggaaaatttcatggcgacaccagaaagtatttcttcacagagagagtggttgatcaatggaacaagcttccagtgcaggtgatcgaggcagacagcgtgccagactttaagaataaatgggatacccatgtgggatccctacgagggtcaagataaggaaattgggtcattagggcatagacagggggtgggtaagcagagtgggcagacttgatgggctgtagcccttttctgccgtcatcttctatgtttctatgttttctatgattGCATTAGATGAAAATCAGCTTCCACTTCACAGGAGTTTCTCCAGTTTTGATCGATGAAGTGGTGAGGATGTTTAAGGagtatggtgggtctggaatatcTGGATGTGAAGCAATGATATGAACACCCCTGACCACAAGCAGAAAAGAAGCCAGCAAAAGTAGAAGTTAAAAAGAGGATCTCACGGACGGACCCCACAGAACTAAAAGCACAAGAAAGCGGCCTTGGCATGGGGTCCACAGGGATCCTCATTTGTTAACTtctgcggacctcacggatcctgTTCACCCTACTTATCCTCATTTTACCCCCCTCCAGTAGGATCCTTGAGATCCGCAGAAGTTAACAAATGAGGATTCCTGCAGACCCCTCGCCTTTCTAGTTAGCAtgtcccccttcctctccctcatcATTTCATCCAgcggctcccctctctccccatccttccatccagtatccccGCTCTATCACTTTTATATTCAGGGTCCCATTTTTCTtcccaatccttccaattagTATGACCCCCCTCTCTGTCCCCCCATCATTCCATCCAGGGTCCCCTTTTTAtctcccatccttccctctctctcctcccattcTTCTGTAACCAgtcaaaaataaatacattttaaacccACCTGGAGTCCTGCCATGGGTAAGTGTGGCATTGCTGCTCTGGGCTGGCAGGACCGTGGTAGCAGGAGGCAGGCAGATCAGGTGGTTTCAGCTGATCTCTCTCTTGGCAGCTTGTTGATTCTGCATGGCATCCtttggggaaagggaagagaggtgcACTCATTCTGGACCATGCGTGGTAATGAGGAGCCAGACTAGAGAGGAGGCCTAGTATGTGTGGGGCCACATCAAAGATTAGGAGGGGGCCGAGAAGAGCAGAGAGGACCCCAGCTGGCGTCTGGAAAACTGTTGGGCCATGGAGGCTGGGGTCCCGACGGGCGCACCAACGCAGGTGGGGACTCGGATTGGCCACCAGGGGTGGTGGAAATCCTGCAGGACCCTGACGAGGGGCAGGCCAGGGTccaagaatagggttaccagaggtccagatttccctggacaaaagtagtaaaataaaaaaaactacccCGACGCCAGATAGAGACCtcgaaaagaggacatgtccagagaaaccagacatctggtaaccctacttatgaTCTTCCTTCAAAAAGAGATAAGCAGAACCTGATAAGATCTGTCTCTAGGGCAGCTGATGCCTTCAGGAAATGAAACAGGATTCGGAGAGGCAGGTGGCCTGGTTGGAAAATCCTCCCTTAGCAAACAGGACAGTTAACTGGCACCAGTGCATTATTGCTAGCTCTGCCTTCGAAACAAAACCGGTTCTTTAACATTGCTTCTTGGAGGATGAAAGGACTTCTTTCACGCCAAACTGAAGGGGGCCCGAGGTAGAAAGAAAATCATTATTTGTGCCTCTCTCCATGGGCTCAATAAATATTAGCAGGTCTGGGGACTTCAGAGGGTCTGAAGATTAGGTTCAGAGTCCCTTTTTAGGACTCTCCCTCTACCTTTTCAAGGCCTTTGATCCTGCTCCTAGCCCAGCTCCGTCTGCCAGTCCACTCCACTTCCACTATCAGGCTGATCTAGTCCTTCTTTTACTTTTCTAAAATCAGAAGTAGAATTTCAGGAAGGTAATGGGGAAAAAACAGGACAGACGCGTTGCCAACTTGGTACCATCTTATAAGAACAACAAGCTCATCAAATCCATGGAGTTTCTACAGAAAGCAGGACTAAAAAAAATCCCCATGTCTGCAACACAGTAAAATCAGGACTGGGTGAGTCTATTCCTTCAGCTGTAGAGGGGTTTCTAGCTTTgatcttcgagggccgcaatccacttgggttttcaggatgtcgtcaaggaatatgcatgagatctgtttccATGCACTGCCTCTGTTATAGGCAAATAGATCCCATGCCTATCCactggggacatcctgaaaacccaagtggTTTAGAGCAATGGGCTGAGTGTCAAGGAAGTCAGCATTGAAACCTCACATTCCCCACTGACCTTCCTTTGACCATGGGCAACTCAGCCTCAGGTACAGATAGCGCTATACAGTAAGCTGACTCTTGTGCATCAACTGGAAAGGCAGGTTCTAAGTCCTAAATGAAATGATTTTTATGCTACTTCTACTcgagggatctcaaagtccctccttgagggccgcaatccagtcgggtagtcaggatttccccaatgaataggcattgaaagcagtgcatgcacatggatctcatgtatattcattggggaaatcctgaaaacccaactggattgcggcccttgagaagggactttgagacccctgttctattcCCTTCTTATTGAACTTCTGCTTAGCCAACGTTTGATGTGGCTTAGTAACTCTGACAACAGTCCCAACCCAACACTCACCATGCAGAGCTCTGAACAAGACAGAGCCGGACGGACTTATCTGTCACACAGGACCCAGGGACATGCAGACTCCAGAATGCCATCATTTTGTTTGCCTACCTAAAAAAGAATTGACCTCCTCCCTCCTAATTCCTTGTGTGGTAGGACTAGGGCActggtctcaaacgcaaaccctttgcagggccacattttgaatttgtcagaacttggagggcctcagaaaaaaaatagttaatgtcatattaaagaaatgacaattttgcatgaggtaaaattctttatagtttataaatctttccttttggttaagtcttaataataatattgtaatttatagctaaagagacatatgatcgagaaacttttattttacttttgtgattatgataaacataccgagggcctcaaaatagtacctggcgggctgcgagtttgagactactggactagggttaccagatttgatTTTATTAAAATCCGGACCCTAGGCCCACCCGCCAAGGCCTCGCcttattatgccccagccctgcccccaattccACCCTAGCTCCACCCCCTGCTACCTGCTCTCATTGCATGCACGGATACCCTCCTGCCCGACacgatttcgaggaagcttttcaaaacctggacaaagtgctgggttttgaaaagccgtccggactcccGGTCGTGTCCTGAAAAAAGGAAGACATAATCAGGGAAATCCagacaaatattttatttttttaatgttttttttttttttagcaaatcctccccaggagcccagaacgggtttcaAGGATATGTACACGGTACTCTTCAAATACGAGCTACAGAAAATTGAGTTGGTTTTTTATAATGTACATGCTATGGAATCTACATGCTACACGATTATAAGGAGTTCTGCTCATCAATTAATGAAGTCTGTGTTACATAGGATGTGCCCTtgagtttaataaaatttgatgcgAGAGCCTTAAATTTGGAGGGAACTATACAGTATAATGTCCTAAAGCAATGTTTCTTAATCCAATCCTCAGGAACAAATCAggctggttttcaagatagccacaagtatgcaaatctatctcatgcggatttggcctttgatcgtgtggagtggacctttatgtatcaggcaatggactGGTTTGggattggttcaggatttatacaaatgattcaagccttgtatagctccccctactgctagattatatattaataataatttttcagaatgtttttgtCTGTGGAGGAGAGTTAGACAGGGGTGTCCGTtgtctcctttgttgtttgatattgtattagaaccactcttattggctattcaacaatcaaaggagattcagggtattccttattcaggtcgggaatataaagtttctgcatatacagatgatattttgcttcatttgaagaatccggaatctaccattccacactTATTGGAATTGATAAATAAGTTTGGGAAAAtatcaggatataagataaattgggataaatcagagattcttccattaaatattcattgtcaaaaggattatttgattcgttTTCCTTTATGTGGAAAGATGAAGGGATTAAATATTTAGGAGTTCGGATTCAAAAcacattggaagaaacgatgaaggtaaatgaaaaatcttcacagagatgtgtgagcaatggaacccaatgcatctgtcttggtgggggagagttcagactgttaaaatgatgattttgcctgtgatttgctatcaaatgagtatgctaccagtttattttcaggggtccttttataagaaattaaatagtattctgacaaagtttatttggcttgggaaatcAGCAAGAATTGCTATGGTttctttacaaaggccaattgCAGAGGgggaggtaaattttcccaacttctataggtaccatcaaaccTATAttatgtgtcagggtatgtactggatacAGATTTGCacacctgtcacctccattatatgcaaatctttctcatgcatattcattagggcaatcccaaaaatccgactggctggtggtcctcaagTACAGGGCTGGGAATCactgagatagattgtgagcccaccgggacagacagggaaaaatgctcgtacctgaataaattcatgtaaaaccattctgagctcccctgggagaaaattaaataaataaataaaatagcacCACAGTAAATCTGGGCTAAGCATGCTAAAATCCCAGATTTCAGCACACGTGGTGAGAGAACTAAAAGGGaactttggcccagattcactaaggccaaggattggatcggatcggatcggatccgtggccagggggctgattcacaaatcgccctcatTCGTAATCACGCTcccaaccagggcaggattaacccatagggcccgaaatggtcaggggggggcccgatgaaggagggcatcaacattgttttttccaaacggcgataggcaacgcggcccccccccccatcgacggaaagtaagagaagcaagcaacgcgggtaaaaaaggcaacgggaactgtaattgtgcaagcggtgctgcttgcccaaagcttccctctgacgcagcttcctgtttccgcctggggtggggtggggcagggggcccagtgtacctgtgtgcctaggggccctcgatgaattaatcctgccctgctcccaaCCGACAGCCCGGATCGCTCTacctgccccacttcaccactagaccatcaggcttTAAAAGCAAGTAGAGCGGATAGGtctgggaggcgggggtgggtcagtgaTTTTTCCATATTGggcccctaacccccacaaatatggagggagacgtgCATTTTATTCCACCGCAGAAGTAACCGTGGTACTAAACCACTGATCTTTTGAACTCCTTAGCTGGAAAATAAACAGCCACATTTGCAATCTCTAAAGCCCTAAGCTCTGTTTATACTTTTGAATAGTGAGGCCCCTAATTCTGCAGCAGCCTGAGCGCTGCGTCTGCGGTAAAGGCGCTGTGAAGTCCGTCTGCGGTGCACAATTATGACTGTACATTTCCTTTCAAAGAGGGAAAATATTCCAATTACTAATTAAATATTCACAAGCATGTTATTACAGCTACTGAATTATTGATAGCTAATGATAATCTTTGTGCATAGTGGATTTCTTTTAAATAATATTTCTGGTTTGGTTGGTGTGGAGGAGAACAAGTTAATGTCCTGTTTAATCCCCAGGAAGGACAGACTTTGTGTCCAAGTTCACTTTTAAATGTTCTGTGCACATgttttcaaaaaacacatatgaaatcagctctttcttttttttttttttgttttgttataaatctttattagttttcaattattaacagtgcaatacagtgaatttaaacatactcaaatcaaacaaaagcactttaaatatacaaatatttcaaaaacaaacattttcacccctccccttaaataatgaaaataaaacccacaTGTATAATtccaataaaatagatataataaataataattataatgttttcccaactccctccctcccaccctggatgtgtaaatgtTCTGTGCAGATGTTTtcaaaaaacacacatgaaatcaGCTCACTTTCAATGCAGGACCATCAACCATTTTTCAGAGTTTTTTTGCATGTGTTCAGTTCTTTCTCAGACCCAAAGATGTTTTGTACTTCATTAAGGTGATCAAAATTGGTTCGGTATGtttgtcagggatctcaaagtccttccttgagggccacaatccagtcgggttttcaggatttccctagtgaatatgcattgaaagcagtgcatgcacatagatctcatgcatattcattggggaaatcctgaaaacccgactggattgcgagccctcaaggagggactttgagacccctggtttagatgaaAGGGGCATGCAATCAAAATGATAGAAGTGGCAAAGCATTAACAGTCATAAAGCAATCAATCTCATACCAGAGCTCCAGCCAGATAACACTGAATCATAATTTCACAAACAGCaaataataaagataaaaatgaataataaaGTAACCAGATATCATTCAGCCAGGCAGTTGGAGTTtatggttcaaacaatttttattgatgcaaacagagtaagccaggggtgtccaatgtcggtcctcgagggccgcagtccagtcggattttcaggatttccccaatgaatatacatgaggtctatttgcatgcactgctttcattgtatgctaatagatctcatgcatattcattggggaaatcctgaaaacccgactggattgcggccctcgaggactgacattggacacccctggagtaagCAAAATAATGGCATAGAAGGGTTCACAGCAACAAACAATGAGGCATCTTCCTCAACATTAATACAAGCATCAACACTTAAGGGTTAACATCTACAGACCCCC
Coding sequences:
- the LOC117361949 gene encoding uncharacterized protein LOC117361949 isoform X1; the encoded protein is MSGFSGHVLFSRSLSGVGVVFFILLLLSREIWTSGNPILGPWPAPRQGPAGFPPPLVANPSPHLRWCARRDPSLHGPTVFQTPAGVLSALLGPLLIFDVAPHILGLLSSLAPHYHAWSRMSAPLFPFPKGCHAESTSCQERDQLKPPDLPASCYHGPASPEQQCHTYPWQDSSRFFFQPVQCWNPLLMELRMISSESVSRTSDPTTFICYRTFRKTTNPKQEQDKPRHIIEGQDFLPEIIRNADNQQSSSGWRGPTLRNY
- the LOC117361949 gene encoding uncharacterized protein LOC117361949 isoform X2, which encodes MSGFSGHVLFSRSLSGVGVVFFILLLLSREIWTSGNPILGPWPAPRQGPAGFPPPLVANPSPHLRWCARRDPSLHGPTVFQTPAGVLSALLGPLLIFDVAPHILGLLSSLAPHYHAWSRMSAPLFPFPKGCHAESTSCQERDQLKPPDLPASCYHGPASPEQQCHTYPWQDSRFFFQPVQCWNPLLMELRMISSESVSRTSDPTTFICYRTFRKTTNPKQEQDKPRHIIEGQDFLPEIIRNADNQQSSSGWRGPTLRNY